TCGCCGTGGTACCGATATCGAAAGCCTCCGCCGCGCAAAGGGCGCTATATTCACCCAGGCTGTGCCCGGCGACATAATCGCCCTTGTCGGCCAGCGAGAAACCGCCTTCCTTCTGCATCACCCGCAGCGTTGCCAGCGCGTTCGCCATGATCGCGGGCTGGGCATTCTCCGTCAGCGTCAGGTCGCTTTCCGGCCCTTCCACCATGATGCGGAACAAATGCTGCGACAGGGCGTCGTCGACTTCCTGAAACAGTTCCTTCGCGGCCGGGCTGGCTTCGGCCAGCGCCTTGCCCATGCCCACCGACTGGCTGCCCTGACCCGGAAATAGAAATGCCCTCATGCTTCACCCTCTGAACCCGGCGGCGCGAAAAGCGCCATTTTCCAAGACCGTTACACTTTACGACAACATTGCCATTGAGACACCGCCGCGATTTCGGCAGTTATTTCAACGAGCGCCTCGACATCGCCCCTGGGCGGCTGTCTGCGGTGCCTTTAACGATGACGGAGTGCAAGGAAAAGGTGCGATATCGCATTGCATGGATCAGCGGAACGGCGCTCCTGTTGACGGCCTGTGCCGCCGGTCCCGATTACCGCCCGCCCCAAACGACGGCGCTGGGAGTTCCGCCTGCCTATAGCCAAGGCGCTTCCGTCCCGCTCAGCGAGGCCGATCTGGCCAATTGGTGGACACGGCTCAACGATCCCGCGCTCAGCCATCTGATCGATCAGGCCATCGCCAGCAATCTGGACATCGTGCAGGCGCAGGCGCGGCTGCGGCAGGCGCGGGAATCGCTGCGGCAGGCCAATGCCTCCTTCCTGCCGCAGGTGAACGCGTCGGGCAGCGGGGGACGCAATTACAGCAGCCAGGATGCGGGCGGGCGGCTCGACAGCAGCGGCAATCCCATCGGCGGCGCCGGAGGCAACTGGTCAAGCAGCTATTCCCTGCGCGCCAATGCAAGCTGGCAGATCGACCTGTTCGGCGAGCTTTCCCGCTCCGCCGAAGCGGCCCGCGCCGACCTCGCCGCATCGGGCTATGACCTCGCCAATGTGCGGATGACCATCATTTCCGAACTGGTCACCAACTATGTGCAGGCGCGGCTGGCGCAGGCCCAGCTTCAGGTGGCGCGCGAAACGCAGACGGTCCAGCAGGACAATTACGACATCGCCAACTGGCGCTTGCAGGCGGGCCTCGTCTCCTCGCTGGACGAGCAGCAGGCCAAGGCGCAACTGGCGCAGACCAGAGCGTCCATCCCGCAACTGGAGACCAGCCTGAAAGGCAGCCTCAACCGGATCGCGGTGCTGACCGGGCAGGCTCCGGGAGAAGCCACCCGCACCCTCGAAACCCCGGTCCCCATTCCCGCAGCCGCGACGCAGATCGCCACCGGCATTCCCGCCGACACGCTGCGCCAGCGCCCGGACGTGCGCTCGGCGGAGCGCGCCCTCGCCGCCGCGACGGCGCGGATCGGCGTGGCGCAGGCG
This genomic window from Sphingobium cloacae contains:
- a CDS encoding efflux transporter outer membrane subunit — its product is MTECKEKVRYRIAWISGTALLLTACAAGPDYRPPQTTALGVPPAYSQGASVPLSEADLANWWTRLNDPALSHLIDQAIASNLDIVQAQARLRQARESLRQANASFLPQVNASGSGGRNYSSQDAGGRLDSSGNPIGGAGGNWSSSYSLRANASWQIDLFGELSRSAEAARADLAASGYDLANVRMTIISELVTNYVQARLAQAQLQVARETQTVQQDNYDIANWRLQAGLVSSLDEQQAKAQLAQTRASIPQLETSLKGSLNRIAVLTGQAPGEATRTLETPVPIPAAATQIATGIPADTLRQRPDVRSAERALAAATARIGVAQAQLYPSLGISGNIGTTSNAFKDLFDLVTGGVFANVAQVIFDGGRLSSQVRSQKAAADGAFAFYKQSVLTALEDVENAMAALASAQARKAEFQTAFEASNNAATMARSQYQSGLIDFQTLSNSESTLLNARNSLASAQADEILAIAQLYNALGGGWQNMENRPNEQ